A DNA window from Ranitomeya imitator isolate aRanImi1 chromosome 2, aRanImi1.pri, whole genome shotgun sequence contains the following coding sequences:
- the SUV39H1 gene encoding histone-lysine N-methyltransferase SUV39H1, whose translation MAENLNVVRGSSVQCLSSESHLQDLCRIQHICCTALGVNRKNICNFEVEYLCDYKRVQDEELYLVKWKGYSDTECSWEPRHHLKCFHLVKQFHRDLERELLRKAKSQGNTTSKKVIARCPRRLDSSLSHHIVLKAKQRQRLRFWEQQLNAKRAHPGLIIVENEVDLEGPPKDFMYINQYKVGEGVTIIQSAVGCTCRDCLTDDRGCCPGGFQHKFAYNEDGQVKIKPGFPIYECNSLCRCGPSCPNRVVQKGIQYKFCIFRTEDGRGWGVRTLEKIRKNSFVMEYVGEIITSDEAERRGQIYDRQGATYLFDLDYVEDVYTVDAARYGNISHFVNHSCKPNLQVYNVFVDNQDERVPRIAFFATRTIRTGEELTFDYNMHVDPVDVESTKMDSNFGLAGLTGSPKKRIRVECKCGSTKCRKYLF comes from the exons GAAGTTCGGTGCAATGTCTCTCCTCTGAGTCTCATCTGCAGGATCTCTGTCGGATTCAGCACATATGTTGTACAGCCCTGGGAGTGAACCGTAAAAATATCTGTAACTTTGAGGTGGAATATCTATGCGACTACAAAAGAGTTCAG GATGAGGAGCTGTACCTGGTGAAATGGAAAGGATACTCGGATACTGAGTGTTCCTGGGAACCTCGTCATCATCTCAAGTGCTTCCACCTCGTAAAGCAGTTTCACCGTGATTTGGAGAGAGAGCTCCTCCGGAAGGCAAAGTCTCAAGGGAACACTACAAGTAAAAAGGTTATTGCACGGTGCCCACGTAGGCTTGATTCAAGTCTTTCCCACCATATAGTTTTAAAGGCCAAACAGAGACAAAGGCTTCGATTCTGGGAGCAACAACTCAATGCTAAACGTGCCCACCCGGGCCTGATAATAGTAGAGAATGAAGTGGATCTGGAGGGGCCCCCAAAAGACTTCATGTACATTAATCAATATAAGGTGGGCGAAGGTGTCACCATTATACAGTCTGCTGTAGGATGCACGTGCCGGGACTGTCTTACAGATGATCGCGGTTGCTGTCCGGGAGGATTTCAGCACAAATTTGCTTACAATGAAGACGGACAGGTCAAAATCAAACCTGGCTTTCCAATTTACGAATGTAACTCTCTCTGCCGATGTGGCCCCTCCTGTCCGAACCGAGTGGTGCAAAAAGGAATCCAGTACAAGTTCTGCATCTTCAGGACCGAAGATGGCAGGGGCTGGGGGGTCCGAACCCTGGAGAAGATTCGCAAAAACAGCTTTGTTATGGAGTATGTTGGTGAG ATAATCACTTCAGATGAAGCCGAACGCAGGGGGCAAATCTACGACCGGCAAGGGGCTACCTACCTGTTTGACCTGGACTATGTGGAAGATGTGTACACTGTGGATGCCGCACGCTATGGGAATATCTCACACTTTGTAAACCACAGT TGTAAACCAAACCTCCAAGTCTACAATGTCTTTGTTGATAATCAGGATGAACGGGTGCCTCGCATTGCTTTTTTTGCTACGCGTACAATACGTACTGGAGAGGAGCTTACTTTTGACTATAACATGCATG TGGATCCCGTTGATGTCGAAAGCACAAAGATGGATTCGAATTTTGGTTTGGCCGGCCTCACCGGATCCCCCAAAAAAAGGATCAGGGTCGAATGCAAATGCGGCTCAACAAAGTGCCGTAAATACCTCTTCTGA